The nucleotide sequence GATCACCATCCGTAACACGGGGTCGGCCAGTATTCAGCTCATAGCCCGCCATTGGTTCATTACAGACGGGGATAACGATGTTCAGGAAGTAAAAGGCCTAGGAGTAGTAGGGCAACAGCCTTTATTGCGCTCAGGGGAGCATTTTGAGTACACCAGCTGGGCTACCCTCCCTACGCCTGCAGGAACTATGCGTGGCGAGTATTTTTGCGTAACAGAGGATGCTCAGTTTTTTCAGGCACCCATTCCCGAATTTGCCTTAGTAATGCCGCGGACGCTGCATTAAG is from Polynucleobacter sp. MWH-UH23A and encodes:
- the apaG gene encoding Co2+/Mg2+ efflux protein ApaG: MNPHEISITVKTQYLPDQSDPDNRQFAFAYTITIRNTGSASIQLIARHWFITDGDNDVQEVKGLGVVGQQPLLRSGEHFEYTSWATLPTPAGTMRGEYFCVTEDAQFFQAPIPEFALVMPRTLH